One stretch of Strix uralensis isolate ZFMK-TIS-50842 chromosome 17, bStrUra1, whole genome shotgun sequence DNA includes these proteins:
- the TBX3 gene encoding T-box transcription factor TBX3 has product MNIPMRDPVIPGTSMAYHPFLPHRAPDFAMSAVLGHQPPFFPALALPPNGAAALSLPGALAKPIMDQLVGAAETGIPFSSLGHQAAAHLRPLKTLEPEEEVEDDPKVHLEAKELWEQFHKRGTEMVITKSGRRMFPPFKVRCTGLDKKAKYILLMDIVAADDCRYKFHNSRWMVAGKADPEMPKRMYIHPDSPATGEQWMSKVVTFHKLKLTNNISDKHGFTILNSMHKYQPRFHIVRANDILKLPYSTFRTYVFPETEFIAVTAYQNDKITQLKIDNNPFAKGFRDTGNGRREKRKQLTLQSMRVYDERQKKENPTSDESSNEQTAFKCFAQSSCPAVPAVGTSSLKDLCPSEGDSDADSKDDPLLEASEAGKISTTTATTPAPASSAAAAGDDPREKGGSPSKSHFFPGDSAGSRSRERTEKAPPDSRHSPATISSSTRGGSLSGEELKSPLRDGPKVDENRLLGKEPFAPLTVQTDSTAHLSQGHLQNLGFPPALAGQQFFNPLGNGHPLLLHPGQFAMGGAFSGMAAGMGPLLATVSGASAGVSGLDNTVMATAAAQGLSGASAAALPFHLQQHVLASQGLAMSPFGSLFPYPYTYMAAAAAASSAASSSVHRHPFLNAVRPRLRYSPYPLPVPLPDGSSLLTTALPGLAAGSGEGKAGGLTTSPGSVPLDSASDLTSRSSTLSSGSVSLSPKLGADKEAATSELQNIQRLVSGLDPKQDRSRSGSP; this is encoded by the exons ATGAATATACCGATGAGAGATCCAGTAATCCCTGGGACAAGCATGGCTTATCATCCTTTTTTACCTCACCGGGCACCGGACTTTGCCATGAGCGCTGTGTTGGGACATCAGCCTCCCTTCTTCCCGGCTCTGGCTTTGCCTCCCAACGGGGCGGCCGCCCTCTCCCTTCCCGGGGCTCTGGCTAAACCCATCATGGATCAGTTAGTGGGGGCTGCAGAGACTGGTATCCCCTTTTCTTCCCTGGGTCACCAGGCAGCAGCCCATCTGAGGCCTTTAAAAACTCTGGAGCCAGAAGAAGAGGTGGAAGATGATCCAAAAGTGCATCTGGAAGCCAAAGAGCTTTGGGAGCAATTCCATAAAAGAGGCACGGAGATGGTGATTACCAAATCGGGAAG GAGAATGTTTCCTCCATTTAAAGTGAGATGCACTGGACTGGATAAAAAGGCCAAGTACATTTTATTGATGGATATTGTGGCGGCTGACGATTGTAGGTACAAATTCCATAATTCCCGGTGGATGGTAGCCGGCAAAGCTGACCCTGAAATGCCAAAGAGAATGTACATCCACCCGGACAGCCCGGCCACCGGCGAACAATGGATGTCCAAAGTCGTCACCTTTCACAAGCTGAAGCTCACTAACAACATCTCTGACAAGCACGGATTT accatTTTAAACTCCATGCACAAGTACCAGCCCCGGTTCCACATCGTCCGAGCCAACGATATTCTCAAGCTTCCCTATAGCACGTTCAGGACCTACGTTTTCCCGGAGACTGAATTCATCGCAGTGACCGCATACCAGAATGATAAG ATCACTCAATTAAAAATTGACAACAACCCCTTTGCCAAAGGTTTTCGAGACACCGGGaatggaaggagggaaaaaag GAAGCAGCTGACCCTGCAGTCCATGCGGGTGTACGACGAGaggcaaaagaaggaaaaccccACCTCGGACGAGTCGTCCAACGAGCAGACGGCCTTCAAGTGCTTCGCCCAGTCCTCCTGCCCCGCCGTGCCTGCTGTCGGCACCTCCAGCCTCAAAG ATCTCTGCCCCAGCGAGGGAGACAGCGATGCAGACAGCAAAGACGACCCCTTGCTAGAAGCCAGCGAGGCGGGCAAAATCAGCACGACCACCGCCACCACCCCAGCGCCGGCCAGCTCCGCCGCGGCCGCGGGAGACGACCCCCGGGAGAAGGGGGGCAGCCCCTCCAAAAGCCACTTTTTCCCCGGTGACTCGGCGGGGAGTCGCAGCCGAGAGAGGACGGAGAAAGCCCCTCCGGACTCTCGGCACAGCCCGGCTACTATCTCTTCCAGCACCCGGGGGGGAAGCCTGAGCGGCGAGGAACTGAAAAGCCCCCTCAGGGATGGCCCCAAAGTAGATGAGAACCGGCTGCTGGGTAAAGAGCCCTTCGCCCCCCTCACGGTCCAGACCGACAGCACGGCCCACCTGAGCCAGGGACACTTGCAAAACCTCGGCTTCCCCCCGGCCCTGGCCGGTCAGCAGTTCTTCAACCCGCTGGGGAACGGGCACCCGCTGCTGCTGCACCCCGGGCAGTTCGCCATGGGGGGGGCCTTCTCCGGCATGGCCGCGGGTATGGGGCCACTGCTCGCCACCGTCTCCGGGGCATCCGCCGGGGTCTCGGGACTGGACAACACGGTCATGGCCACGGCGGCGGCCCAGGGACTCTCGGGAGCGTCGGCGGCTGCTCTGCCTTTCCATCTGCAGCAGCATGTCCTGGCTTCTCAG GGCCTGGCCATGTCTCCCTTCGGCAGCCTCTtcccctacccctacacctacATGGCGGCGGCAGCCGCCGCCTCCAGCGCCGCCTCCAGCTCGGTGCACCGACACCCCTTCCTCAACGCCGTGCGGCCGCGGCTCCGCTACAGCCCCTACCCGctgcccgtcccgctgcccgACGGCAGCAGCCTCCTCACCACCGCCCTGCCCGGCCTGGCCGCCGGCTCCGGCGAGGGCAAAGCGGGGGGGTTGACCACCAGCCCCGGCTCCGTGCCCCTGGACTCCGCCTCGGACCTCACCAGCCGCTCGTCCACCCTCTCCTCCGGCTCCGTCTCCCTCTCCCCCAAACTGGGCGCAGACAAGGAGGCGGCCACCAGTGAACTGCAAAACATCCAGCGCCTGGTCAGCGGGCTCGACCCCAAGCAGGACAGATCCCGCAGCGGCTCCCCGTAA